The following nucleotide sequence is from Aspergillus luchuensis IFO 4308 DNA, chromosome 1, nearly complete sequence.
ACGGTCAAGGGCCAGAACCTTGACCCTGAGGAAGTCCGGAAGATGGACGCCTACTTTCGTGCCAGCATGTACCTATGCCTAGGCATGCTCTATCTGCGCGACAATGTGCTCCTCAAACAGCCATTGAAGGTGGAGCATCTCAAGGCACGCCTACTCGGTCACTGGGGCTCAGATGCAGGACAATCATTCACCTGGATTCACATGAACCGGCTGATCAAGAAGTATGATCTGGACgttctcttcatctcagGTCCGGGCCATGGTGCCCCTGGTATTCTCTCTCAGTCATACCTGGAGGGGGTCTACTCTGAAGTCTATCCCGACAAGTCGGAAGACGAGCGAGGAATGCAAAGGTTCTTCAAGCAATTCTCTTTCCCCGGCGGTATCGGCAGTCACGCTACCCCAGAAACCCCCGGTAGTCTTCACGAAGGTGGCGAGCTGGGTTATTCCATTTCGCATGCCTTTGGCACCGTGTTCGATCATCCGAATTTGATCACCTTGACCATGGTGGGCGATGGTGAAGCTGAGACTGGCCCACTCGCTACAAGCTGGCACAGTACCAAGTACCTCAACCCTTGCACCGACGGAGCCGTTTTACCCGTGCTCCATCTCAACGGGTACAAGATTAACAATCCGACACTCCTCGCACGTATCTCCCATGATGAGCTCTCTGCTCTCATGAAGGGTTACGGCTGGACCCCCTACTTTGTGGAAGGTAGCGATCGCGAAACCATGCATCAAGCCATGGCAGCTACGCTCGAGCACTGTGTCCTTGAAATCAGAAAATTCCAGAAGAAAGCCCGCGAGTCCAAAGAACCTTTCCGCCCACACTGGCCCATGATCATTCTGCGCAGCCCAAAGGGTTGGTCCGCCCCGCGCGAAGTTGATGGCAAACTTCTCGAGGGCTTCTGGCGTGCCCACCAAATCCCTATAACCGACGTCCTCACCAATCCTTCACATCTCCAACTTCTCGAATCGTGGATGAAGAGCTACAAACCCGAAGAGCTCTTCACTCGAGAAGGCCGCCTGATCTCTGAACTCAAGGCCCTCGCTCCAACTGGTAATTACCGTATGAGCGCCAACCCGGTGGGCAACGGTGGCCTCTTACGGCGACCGTTGGACCTACCCGACTTCCGCAAGTACGCACTTACGTCCATTGATCCCGGAGCCACCATCCGCGGCAGCATGGTCAACATGTCACATTACCTCCGTGATGTGGTCGCCTTCAATCAGACCAACTTCCGTGTCTTCGGGCCGGACGAAACCGAATCAAACAAACTGTCCGAAATATACAAAGCCGGAAAGAAGGTCTGGCTGGCCGAATACTTCCCCGAAGATTCCAATGGCGGAAACCTCTCCATGGCCGGTCGAGTTATGGAAATGCTCAGTGAACACACCTGTGAAGGTTGGCTAGAAGGATACGTCCTCTCGGGCCGTCATGGGCTCCTTAACAGCTACGAGCCCTTCATCCACATCATCGATTCAATGGTGAACCAACACTGCAAATGGATCGAAAAATGTCTGGAAGTTGAATGGCGCGCCAAAGTCGCCTCTCTGAATATCCTCCTTACCGCGACCGTCTGGCGCCAAGACCACAACGGCTTCACGCACCAAGACCCAGGCTTCCTCGACGTCGTGGCCAATAAGTCTCCCGAAGTCGTACGCATCTATCTGCCGCCGGACGGgaactccctcctctccgtaATGGACCACTGCTTCCGCAGCGCCAACTACGTCAACGTCATTGTCGCCGACAAACAAGACCACATCCAATTCATGGACATGGACGCTGCAATCGCCCACTGCACCAAGGGCGTCGGGATCTGGGACTGGGCCAGTAACGACCAAGGTGCGGAACCAGACGTCGTGATGGCCGCATGCGGCGACGTTCCCACCCACGAGGCACTAGCCGCCACGGCGCTGCTGCGCGAGCACCTCCCCCAGCTGAGAGTGCGCTTCGTCAACGTGGTCGATCTGTTCAAACTCATGTCCAAGATTCATCACCCGCACGGAATGTCCGACCGGGAATGGAAGGCTATTTTCACAGCCGACAGGCCGATCGTGTTTAACTTTCATTCGTACCCGTGGCTTATCCATCGGTTGACGTATAAGAGACCCGGACAGGAGAACATCCATGTCAGGGGatacaaggagaaggggaacaTCGATACGCCATTTGAGCTGGCTGTGAGGAATCAGACAGATCGGTATAGTTTGGCTGTCGATGCGATCGATCATGCCCGCGGACTGGGCAAT
It contains:
- a CDS encoding phosphoketolase family protein (COG:G;~EggNog:ENOG410PG6S;~InterPro:IPR018970,IPR019789,IPR029061,IPR018969, IPR019790,IPR005593,IPR023962,IPR009014;~PFAM:PF09364,PF03894,PF09363;~go_function: GO:0003824 - catalytic activity [Evidence IEA];~go_function: GO:0016832 - aldehyde-lyase activity [Evidence IEA];~go_process: GO:0005975 - carbohydrate metabolic process [Evidence IEA]), with the protein product MPSDSNDQSISAYGAARSTVKGQNLDPEEVRKMDAYFRASMYLCLGMLYLRDNVLLKQPLKVEHLKARLLGHWGSDAGQSFTWIHMNRLIKKYDLDVLFISGPGHGAPGILSQSYLEGVYSEVYPDKSEDERGMQRFFKQFSFPGGIGSHATPETPGSLHEGGELGYSISHAFGTVFDHPNLITLTMVGDGEAETGPLATSWHSTKYLNPCTDGAVLPVLHLNGYKINNPTLLARISHDELSALMKGYGWTPYFVEGSDRETMHQAMAATLEHCVLEIRKFQKKARESKEPFRPHWPMIILRSPKGWSAPREVDGKLLEGFWRAHQIPITDVLTNPSHLQLLESWMKSYKPEELFTREGRLISELKALAPTGNYRMSANPVGNGGLLRRPLDLPDFRKYALTSIDPGATIRGSMVNMSHYLRDVVAFNQTNFRVFGPDETESNKLSEIYKAGKKVWLAEYFPEDSNGGNLSMAGRVMEMLSEHTCEGWLEGYVLSGRHGLLNSYEPFIHIIDSMVNQHCKWIEKCLEVEWRAKVASLNILLTATVWRQDHNGFTHQDPGFLDVVANKSPEVVRIYLPPDGNSLLSVMDHCFRSANYVNVIVADKQDHIQFMDMDAAIAHCTKGVGIWDWASNDQGAEPDVVMAACGDVPTHEALAATALLREHLPQLRVRFVNVVDLFKLMSKIHHPHGMSDREWKAIFTADRPIVFNFHSYPWLIHRLTYKRPGQENIHVRGYKEKGNIDTPFELAVRNQTDRYSLAVDAIDHARGLGNTASGVREEFLNMQLLAKQKAYDDGIDPDYIRNWTWQYPRKKGEGV